GCGAGCCACATCTGACGCTCTCTTGTCCCTGTTTAAACACTGAAATAGTGTTCCGTTATTATTGTTGTGAGCCGCTGTGTTTTTTATCTGGTCTGCTTCATAATGCAGCTGCTTGGAAACTGCCACAGGACTTGAAAGATCTCAGCGGAGAAAGGAGATGATCAATTTCTGAGGTACAtacccccccgcccccccttTCACTCCTGCTCATCtccaaccccacccccaccaaCTCCCTgacccctccacctcctcctcacttcAACTAgcaataattatttttgcaaaagAGCTCCAGAAAAAGAACATACAGAGTAATTTCTCTTACCCAGTTATGAAAAGCTCATTAAAATAGGCCTGGAACAAACAAAGCTTTTCCTGTGAGGCCCCTTTTCAAACTCATTTCATAATTTCCCtctgttttaatcatttatatCAATTAATCATTCCTTGGTGGAAAAGATATTCTTTGCcatcttctgtgttttttttttttttgttctagcAAGTGAGAGGCTTGATGAGAATGTCAAGAGAATGTGGCTTAAACCAAGGTGGAGTAGCACTGGCTTTGCCAAAGGGAAATCAGCTTAATGCAGCAAAATCTCTTTGGACCTGCAGgaataattaaacaattaaagtCGAGAAAAAGATCATCTTTATACATCTGATGTCTTTCTAATGAAGCCAGGGGCATCTTATAATAAAGCTGTTTTGTCATGTAAAACCACTCAACCCGCTGAATCTCAAACAACTTCTCTCCGAGGCAACTTTTCTCCAGTAGCAACACTTTTTTAGTTCGACTGACGACATCAGTTGCTTTTGCACAGAAGAGTTTAGGGCTGCTGCACTGCAACAGCTTTTCTTTTGGTGAAAGCTAAACATAAAAGAGGAGaaatttccctctctttcagcagCATGTTGGAATACATGTCAGCGCCAccttatttttattaaaaggtGTTTCAGACGCTTCCCGTTTCTTTGATGTCTCACATGATggtaaaaaactaaaactgtaaGACTGAATTAATTTAATGATCTCAGCTAAACTCGAGGTCTTGCAGATTAGCCTTAATAGCTGTTGAAACCAATGACCTGAGGCTTAATGAGGTTGTAAACGACAGCGGGCCTTGCTGCGATTATTTTCGGTGACAGACGATGGCGCCACTACGCAGCTATTAGGCCTTGATATTTCCCAGAGGTTGGAGTCATCCTCGGTAAACTAAGTAGTTATTGAATGTCAACTAATTAAACTCAGTCGTGAGATGAATCTAGCCCACTGCATGTTGCCATGCagcttgtgtttaaaaaaaaaaaaaaaaaaaatgtttcgtCTGATCTCATCGGAAACCattcagagcagagagaggggaaaatcCATCAGTTTTACAAGGAGAACATTCAGCTGTCACAGCCAATCACAATTTTATGAATAGTATAGCCGATTCAATGAGataataaatgaacattaatTGCTGTAACTTATTAGACAGGACACATAGAAAGGCTAGGCTTATTAGCAGGACCCTTTTTTTGCACTTTGCGGCCTGCCCGAACTGTCACTCTTTTTTGAGTGggattggttgtttttttttcttttttgtttttttttttccgtctctCCTCCGTTTCTTTCGCAGCCCCCCGGTCCATCTCAACCGATCACCTCCGTTTCCATCCTTCTTCTGCGTGTCCAAGTCAAGCTCACCTCCCTCTGATTGGCCGGATTTGTTATTCCTCCTAAATGGACTGCGCGCGGATTGGCTGCGGCGGCAGCTCCGTCACGCGGCTAAAAGGGGTTTTTTACTGGAGGTTTCTTCCTGTCAGCGACACATGTAGAACAAGCAGCTAACGGGACCCGGAGACCAGATCAGAGGACGGCCAGTCGTAGCTTCTCTGCCAGCCTCgctattccttttttttctcctctttcgcCAGAATACGCACTTCTCGGTTTTCGAGGACATTGCGGCATGCGTAGACCTGTAGTTACGCCTTGCAATGGACTTCTTTTGTTCGAGCGAAAAGAAAGAGCACTAAAGCAGCAACAGTAAAACGGGAACCATCCAGTGGAAATACTATCTGATAACTCCATTTGCTCGGCACTCCGCTCGTTGCCAGCGAATACACGAGCACAAGTCCTCGCCGAGGTTAGCTGTCGCGCGGAGCCGGAGGCCGACCGCGCGCGATAGTGTGTCCGCTTTTTACCTGTACTTTTTGGGACTGTTGTAAGCCTACCTGTTCACCTACTTACGCTTCAAGTCTTTAAGTTTACAGCCATTACACTTAAAAGAGACAAACGAGGTGGGTGTTTGTTGGTATTTCAGCTGTGTTGCATGGTAACTCCTTCAAATGCATTTTAGTCGTTCTTATTATAGCTAGTTTTCACTGGAAACTAGCCTCTTCGGTTCTActtgtgtctttcttttaaaGAATGCCAGCGGTGATATTTGATAGCCTGTGTGATTCTTGCGACATTAtccttcctcctcatccccTGTTTACGCATTTACCCTGCAATAACACCAGCGAGATgctacatttcttttcttttccattaaaaaagCAGCAGCCAGCGGACAGGACCTTTTAGCACATGGCTGCCtgataggttttttttccccctctctcctatTTCCATGACTTGGTCTCTGCGCCCAAATTGCCTGCCCGTGTAATTACTTGAGTTAGCCCATTTAAGTTAAAAGCcacccccctccttcccccctTCCCCTCCTGTCCCCTCCATCCCTCAGCGGAAAAAAGAAACTCCTCTCTGAATGAAACTTGACGATGGTCCGTCTTGTTTATCCAGGGAGTCACTTTCAGGTCGGCTTTTTGATTCATCTCCTTTCAGATTTAATCAGCACTAAGGCACGCTGTGGTTTGTCCCTAAGAGCCATCGCTAATGGGCTTACTGAATGCTTTTCTGTGTGCACCCCCCTCTCCCCAACTCTAATTAGCCTACCTGCCTTTCAACAAAGATTTGGCTTTATCCAGGCATGTAGTCTGCCTGACCAAATTGGAGAggattacatttgaaaaaaccCACATTAATTTTGTGGGTGAAACAAATGCCTGCATTTCATTAGATTAGAACACTTAACATCATTACTGCAAGTCTGAGGTATATCAGGGCTGTGTTTCCTACTAAGGTGCTGTTAATTGTTGGTTTATAATCACAAGACAGATCATATTCTTTGTTCGGGTCAAAGGCCTAGCAAGCATCAAGTGTTGGTAAACACAGAACCAACGTGTCAAAGTGTTTCCCATGTAAGTTTGACGCTAATTCTGTTTCGGACCATTCCTTTGTGATTTGTAATAACCACCACCTTCCCAGCCATTCAAACTGCAGTAAAGTGTGGAATTGTGTGGTGAAGTATTGTGCTATTTGGAATTCCTTTGGGACAGCTCAACAAAAGCTTGTGCTGCATAATTGTTCCTTTGGTATTATCATCTAACAGACATTCATCATGAGAGGTCCAATGAAGCAACAGCATGGGGATGAGACAGAGATCAAGGGCAGATTAGTTCACTAAATGACTCGTAGCTCTCCTGTAGCAGAACTGGACTCGGAACTGTTCCCTTAATGAGATCAGCTATCGTGCTCTGGTATGATTTGCAGTCTGCAGCTGCTCAGAGAACACGCTGATGCAACAAGATGTTTAAGGGTTTGGAATTTGAGATTTGATAATTCATAAATTCACTCGTGGAGGGTGGTACACATGATTGTATTCACATCTTACATAAGGATCCAACATTACCTGTGACCCCACTGTGTACAAAACAGTACTTTCCTGGTAAAAGTAAGAACTGCAGCATTCTGGGTGTGACATGCACAACTGATGGGACTGTCAACATCAACTCTTCCGTTTGTGTCTGTAGGGACAATGGTGAATCCCGGAGGCAACAGCCAGCCACCCCCGGTGGGCACAGGTTCTCTGTCCTGGAAACGGTGTGCAGGTTGTGGGGGCAAAATCGCAGACCGCTTCCTCCTTTACACCATGGACAGCTACTGGCACAGCCGATGCCTCAAGTGCTCCTGCTGCCAGGCCCAGCTGGGCGAAATCGGCACATCGTGCTATACAAAAAGCGGCATGATCCTTTGTAGAAACGACTATATCAGGTGAGACACAGACCTTGTTAATGCATGCACAGAGCTAATTTTCAAGAGTTTGTCATTCATTGTTATTACTACAGGTCATCTGAAATCATTTCTGCTCTAATGTTAAAGTATAAATTGCATAATTCATTTCACATCTTGCATGAATTTTAGCAAAACTGCGTATCAGAGAAACCAGATAACTTTACTTTTGAAAGTCATGCAATGTATTAAGCAATGATATATAATCAAGTAAAAACAGGGCTAAATTAACAAGGATCCCAACTGGTCATGCAATGATCGGCAAGGTCAGGTATATTTCTGCAGAACATGTGTCTCACATTGTACTAACATCATCCCTGCTCATTAAAATATCCTGGTTGAAGTCTCCCTGGTTTACCCTGAAAGAGGTCAAGCACGCTGGCATGTTGACAGAGCTCAAAGCAAAAGAGTTGTTCTGCAGGCCATCTGCATATCTATTCTGTTTGCTGTTCATGGTCAACTGAAGGACAGAAAATCGGTCTTGTAAGATTTATGTTTGCTCTGCGAGACATATGTACAGTGTTCGGGTTGGGCACAGATTATCGTTTTatttttgagtctttttttacATCACACAAAGGCACCATTTAATTAGCAATAGgggctttttaaattttctagTAGGTGTGCCAGACACGCAACTAGAGTTTGTTGATGACACTCTTATTCTGGTAATGTAGAGCCGTGCGATGTGATGGAACAAAGCACAGTTTACTGAAACTTCAAATACTTTCTTGAACTGTTTCCACTATTATTCTGAAACACTTCAGTTcacttttatatttatgtttttgagtttttttttttttttttttttattggtcaAAATACAGATAAATTCTTGTATCTGAGTTTAGGCAGAGTTCATTCCTTTTGCATTGATGGTAATCTAAAAGATGAACCTGCACTACATGCAACACTGCTATTAAATCTGCACAGACAATTCAAAATCTAAAGTGTGCCTGTGCGATCTCACACCCACCTCATAAAAAGGATGAGGAAGTCAATGGGGTACTTCATTCATAATGGGACTATAACGTAATTAAAATTGGAAGGGGGGAAAATGTGGATACACCTTTCCACTTGTAATGAGAGCATGCTTGGTGAAGAGCTAAAATGCATATTATGGAACCATGAGATCTCTGTAGAGATAAAGATAGGAGCGGGGGGGGGAAACATCTGACAGTGAGTCTACACAATTAAATGCTTTAATTATAGTCCCCCTCCATTTCCTTTAGTCCTGATGGGTTTTATCTAATGAGATCTGGTCCCTGGCTTGTATCCGCTCCCAATGACGTGTCCGAAATGAATGAGAGCCacactgcaaacaaaacatttaattaaccaAATTGGCTtttgagagagagcaagagagaaagacagatagagaagAGGGATTATTGCGAAGGCCATTtgccgttgtttttttttcccctcatcttAAAGGGACAGACTCGTTTTTGTAATAGACTGCCAAACTGCCCATATGACATACACTTTCAGCTATAGGTCCAAACTCGTTTTCATACAGCTGATATGAAAATGCTCATCTGTTTTAGCATAAGTCAAAACACATCACATCAGTGCTATAATGGAATGTATCCCTAGCCTGAGATGATACCCATCTCCCATCAATCAAGTAGGAATATTCACAAAAATCACAGGACAAACAGCATCTTTGATTTTCATGCAGCGGTGCCACCAGAAGCTTTAATGTCAAACTTAAAACCAAAGTTTCGTTTGCTGTGGGGATCATGTCGTTTTAAGCTGGAGGTGATATTATATTTGTGGGCTGCTAGTAGAGGGAGAATTAATTTACTTGTGGCTGCTGGATTCAGGGAGAATGCTGTCCCCTTAATTGAATAAGCCTAGGTAATTAAATGGCACTTTTCCAATAGAACGTGTGAGGTAAATCTAATAGTTGGTTATTTAATATCACTTTGAAGTCTGCCCACTCAAGCACTATGACAGCACAAGAGAATGTGAACTATTAGGCCAGGAAAAAACTGGGATCtcagaaattaattaaatcgCATGCAATTTAGGGGAAACGTTTATCTTGATTTGTCATAACAGAATTAATTCAAGGCCTTCAATTCACTTGGGGCCAGATCTGTTACTCTGAATTAACCAAGTGTAATTTGGCTGATCCCCccccaccactgccaccacgacccccaaaaaaaaaaaaaaaacctacacacacacacacctccccatCCCCCTCCtccaaaaacacatgcacatacacaacacagaTCCACGCGCACCCTCCCTCATCCTTGCAATCtccccacccctcccctccccaccCTGTCCCCGGCCCCTCCACCCTTTTCTCTAATGCAGCTCTTGCCATTATGCAAAGCCCCGCTTCAGTATCAATATGGCCTAGTGCTTTTAAGGTGCTTTGGCTGCTGATGTAGAGAGGCATTTTTAATGGACTGTGTTGCAGAAATCATTGTTGTGGGGTAATTTTACCCTACTCAAAGGCCTTGGTGAATGAGGTCTGCATATACCAGACAGCCTAGCAGCAAGCCATGCTATATTTCACCTGGCAGccagtgctgaaatgaaatcCAACAGTCATTGCTTGTATAGACAACAGACAgctctaaatgtgtttttttgtttgtcatttaatttaatcaaacatGCTGGTTGTAGCAAAGTCAGATCCACAGGGGAAAAGATAAATCAAGATAAATCCATCCTCCAGAAAGATGGTAAGgaccactgtttttttttttttttttttttagaaggaaaaaaaacagatgagaaaGAAACCAGCTGTGTCATTGCAATTAAGGAGTCCCTCGGCCTTAATTATACTGACCTGGGGTGTCTACTTCACCTCAGCGCCGTAGTTCACTGGTAGAAGAGGCCATTAGAGCCCAAGTTCAAACTGATATAGCAGCTTAATTGAGCACCTAACGGCTTTGGCTCCTTAAATCAAATACTATCAAGAGCTATCCCCTGCTAAAAATAATCAGCCTGGTGTAAGTTCCACACtgtggtgaaataaaaaagatagTGGTGAAAACGTCCTGTAGTCTTTGTTTCAACACCTCCCAAAAGCATTCAGACAGAGGAAACTCCTTGAGGATTTAATTCAACATGAACACGAGGaacatgtttttcaatttgtacaaagtttgagttttagaaTGAGGTGACTTTGATATGCAGAAATGTATTTGCAGAAGAAGTGTAGTTTTGCTTCTCTACACAAATTGCATGAGCACAAGAGTCTTAAAGCAAGGCCTATATGTTCATTTCCACTATCATGTTTGTCCCAGTGAAAGCAGAGAATTGGCAGTGTTGTGATGACGGTCTCCAGTTAATTAGTTTCTGAAATTGAGTTTTGATGGAGCCTTTCCAAATGATGCCAAGACAAAATTTGCTCCTGCCTAGGCTGTCTTATTGAAAGCCATTTCTGTGTCCCTTTGCAAAGAGCTCTGGGTTGTTTGTTCGTCAATATATCTAACAACTGCTTGGGTTATGGTTGGGATGGTGGAAGCATTTATGCCCCTCGCTCTGTCTCAGCAGGAATTTGTTAAATACTTTTCATAgaattgaattaattaaaacaatgtcctcttgtttctttttcttgtaatttttttttttttagccaaacaACTTTAtctgatgcacacacaccagtgtTAACCACCCCCGCCTatccctttctttttccatccctctctccctctctctccttctctccggAGCATGTCAGATGCCGTGGTCTTATTTGATTGCTTAGGAAAAGTGCAGTGATAGAGCAAACACCCGGTGAGATATGATGACAAATGGGTCCAGATCCCAGTAAATTACTTTCTGCTCAAATCGAAATTTCATTCAGTTTGCTGCTCACCGAGATGAAGTAATCTAAATTGTGGACTCAGAAGGAAGATAGAAGGGAAGCTGGAGCAAGCATTTCATTATcaagaggcagagggaaagagagagagagagagagagagagaaggttagGGACGAAAGAGATGAGCAGAAGCAAATCTAAAGTGTTGACACCATGATTGAAAAGGTTAACCCATGCACATTATATATCAACCCGAGTAGCTACGGGTTTCTAATGGAAACACGGCACTGACAGAGCATTCACAGGAGTCCTAATGGCAAAAGCACTATGTCTCCGCCTGGATGTACAATCAAATCCTCTTAGGTCCTGATTGCTTATGTTCCAGGTTATTATTAGGTTGCAAAAAATGTGGACCAAAAGTAATATGCAGTTTCAGTGCTAGATGCTTGTGGAGGGCAGAGTACTGGAggattcattttttctcttgataCTGTGATGATTTtctatttctctcctctctcttttctcctgtctGTTTTCCCCTTCACGTTAGACATGGAGCTGGGGAATAGTGAACTTAGCACTAAATATAGTTTTCATTCAGTCACGTACTCAGCAGACAAAAGTGTGGATGCCACAGTTCATTACACAAGGGTAAATCTATGCAGATGCATGCAGTGGTTCCATAGTAACACgtgctccttttccttcttttccccttttctcagATTATTTGGAAACAGTGGCGCTTGCAGCGCTTGTGGCCAGTCCATTCCAGCCAGTGAACTGGTGATGAGGGCACAGGGCAACGTCTACCATCTCAAGGTAAACTTGAGTTTCCTCTATGAaactttgaaatgaataaagtaAGAATAAGACTGGTACACACAGCATTATTGTAAGATTTACAAAAGGTTTCTAATTAGCACAGTAAAGCTACTATCTATCTAAGTATCGCAGGgctattgattgttttttttattagtacTTTTTACAGACTAAGTCCCAGTGTTTAAAATGATGACCAAATCATTAAAGcaaaaagtatttcttttttattgaaaatcatTGTACTTGGCAGCTAAAACAGGtaggaaaataatttcattGCTTGCagggctgaaacaattagttgatttttCAATCAGTTGATTGATAGAAATTTAATCAGCTATACTATTTTGATACAAAGTTaattattgttgtcatttttaagcaaaaatgatcGACTTCACCATGCTCATGCTTctttactgtgaaaaatgctgcttttctttgtcttatgtgatagcaaattggactgttggtctaaggacaaaaaaagtgaagacatcactttgtaCTTAAATAAATtgggttttacattttttcGTTATTTGTGACAGTTTATAGACCAAAGCCATTATTCGATTAATCACAAAAAACCCCTTAATTGCTGTTAACTagtttttttgtgcatattACAACTTTAACCAACCCCAGCACCTGCACACACAGTTGTGCAGaaatgtgtatatgtctgtgtgtatcccTTCATAAGGATTTTTGTTTGCTCAAAGGTGTTGTTACATAATAGGGTTGAGCCCTGCCTCATGGTCCTCAGTCCTTGTTGTGATCACTTCTCCCCCCCCTGCAGTGTTTCACATGTTCCACCTGCCGGAACCGGCTCGTCCCCGGAGACCGGTTCCACTACATCAACGGCAGCCTGTTCTGTGAACACGACAGACCCACAGCGCTCATCAACGGCCATTTGAGTTCACTGCAGACGAACCCACTACTGCCCGACCAGAAGGTAAGACTCCCACCTCCCTCCCCAATACCCACGTTCTCTCTGCACCAGTGAAACATGACGGTGGCACTCTGATGGTGGAGAGTGCTCCAAAGTTCTCTGTGGGCTCATTTTTTGAGCATTAAAATGGGCAGAAGTCTGCTGTCTTCAAAGTAAAGGAAAAGTCAGTAAAGGCTTGTCATCAGTCAGGTGGAGTCATTAGCAGGAAAAGAATAACATCTGTAATATTCAAGCCAacatttttcactctgtttatATTGATGTCGTCGATTCAACTCCACTGCAAGGCATGCGGCAGATATTAAATCTTACAGAGCAGagatgaattttatttttagacagcCAATggatttttccatcattcttgTTGGAGGACATGCACTCAGAAAATCTGTATCAACTGTCAGCACAAAACATgtgaaaagaattttttttgtactgctGTCCTCACACTCAGTGTGTTATGAGCCGATACATATTTGACTCATCTTGAATTTATTTGCTGTCCCGAGCCAGACTCCCAATTGTGCTGAAAAATGACACGTTGCCATTAATACAGAGTGTTTAAAACAGTATTTGACTACTCTATCAACAAGACTGGGATCACCTGGGCTAAGTTATTAATCCAAGGCCAAAAAACGTATCCAGGACCCGAGGTTGAACACAGACAGCAAGCTGCAGCAGCTAGTATATCATGAAAGCTGTCATCATGGCTTTCCCTGATTTGATCTTGATGCCTCCagtgaaagcaaaacagaagGCCTAATCATATACGAAGGATAACTTCATTCTTCAGGATAGCTTCATTCTGCCTGCAGGAGATATAATCATTTTTGCGTCACAACAAGGAGCTTTATTGATACCTtgtctgcacacacagcacacagagaTATGGGAGGTGTTTGGAGTGTGTCAGAGACTGAAAGAGGAATTATATTGTTGGGAGCATGTATTTCACCTTGAGTGGTTTTGTGAGTAGAAGAGAGGTAGAACTCCATTAAGGCCCCACaactcccccaccccccacccaccctcccTCCACGTCACAGGCCTTTTAAGGGCTTGTCACTTTTACAAATCAGCTCTTAGAGCTCTTAGAGCTCCTCACATTTAAATTGAAAGCTGTTGCATTATCTAGcttaattttaaatgtctgtttaagTCCTTACTCCCACCCCAAATGTCTCTTGTAGCATGGCTGGCATAGTAAATATGAGGCCTCATTGTTTATTTATGCACTAACATCATTTGTAGTGAAAACTGCTGAATTATTGATGCTAAAATGCAATCTGAATATTGGCCCTGGTGCTTTAATTATAGCAGAGAGagaattattaaataaacagacacatcGCTCAGTGGGAACAGTCTCAGGATGCTTTTGTTATCTCGGTGAGTGAAATAAGGAGAATTATCATGCTGCTGAAGCACTTCATCACACAGACTGTCTCATTTATTTTGCTAAAGCAGACTTTGGATGGCCTCAAACAACACAGACGTACAGTAGGATAACAGCTCTCAAAATCAATATACCTCATGTGTCTTCCACAGCACAACTTAAACTGAGTATAGAAGCACAGGCTGGTTtagcagaggagaaaatgaagcagtcacagaaacacagggtTATCTCCTGACCATTGTTTTGATTATGTGCGATTTTTCTGTGACATAATTGGTGTTGTCTACATTCATGGCATAGGATATTTGATGCTCATTTATTTAGCCTTCTTCCCAGCTTCTTCCTAATCTCTTTGTTCAGAACAGACAAATTACCTCTCTCATACGGAGCTGCTTTGACCCAGGGGAGTGAGTCCCTCCCAGCGTCAGTCACTTTAATTAGCCCCCAAGTAGGAGTTTGAAATTACTAATAGACTGAAGCCCTCCTAGTGATTTGAGGTATAAAGGGAAAAGTAAATTGCCCCCTAGAAtcatgaagggaaaaaaaagcgcagaaaaaaaaacaagtaagatGAAAAAGTTGGATGCTGCTGGAACCCAGACAGATAATTGTCTTTACTCCCCTGCATTTTGGTGTTTCACAGGACTGAACACCTCCTGCAGTTATGTTAGAGCGTGGTTCTAATTATACCAAAGAGAATCGCTTCATGAATGTACTTTTAAGTTAATGCAAAGTAAATAGGACACCAGATGGTTTTCAAAGCCTGGCTGAGCAATAAATTAAACAGTGAAGCTGGTGGAAAGTTGATTTATCAGAGTAAAACATTGATGGCATTTTATGAACTGAGGcccagattttttaaatgttgttttttttttttttttttatctctcacTATGCAGGTGTGTTAAGTGGGAGCTGTGCAGGAAACAGGATGTGTGCCTTCATTTTAGCCCTTACTCATTGTCACCCGAGACAGCGTGGATCAGCAACACCCCAGCCTTTTAGCTGTGCTCCCAGGCCCTTTGCCCTAAAGGAATCCTCTGACCATCTTACCAGTAACCTGACTTTTATTTCTGCAACCCATACCCAACTCTCAGTCTTCAACCTTGGCTTTTCCCCAAATATGGGTGGATACTTGCACTTACCGCACCTGAATCAGGACGCTGAGGACTCCATGACATTGGAATAAAAAGACCAGAGACTGATCAGAATCCAAGGGGACTCTTCaggaagagaaaattaaataacacaCAAGAGGATGTTGTGACTGAAGTGAGGGGACGAGAAAAAGACTAATGAAGTTAAAGAGATGCAGGCTTTTCAACTCTGCATATTTGTTTAAAGACATTTTGGGGGAAAACCgggacattttcattttcctctcttccttttctatCCTCATTTCCCAACAACATGGTGTTTccactttatatattttaagtgtTGTCAAAggggaatgtgtttttttttttcttcttttttttgttttctttgatatatatatatatatatatatatatatatatatatatatatatatatatatatatatatatatatatatatatatatatatatatatataaaaacaatggggttttaaaaaaaatatgtggctttttgtggaaaacaaatcATGAACACTCTTGGTGTATTTGTAAAACTAccatgtatgtacagtatgcatgtaAATGTCGTTGTCCAGGCGTGGCTACAGTACATTCAACCTCTCCGCACTCAGCTCcagtcctccctcctcccctcgaAACCTGAACCCATGGCAAACCGAAGAAATTTGCTCATAGTCAGTAATGTAGAGATCATCACCAACATATAAATgctgaatgaaagagaaatttatttgtgatattttccGAGACATTTGCTCCAGTATGGtgtatttaattaataaaaatattgaagaTTTAAAAGCCTCCGTAAATTCATTGTAAAGAATCTGTGGTCAGAGTTACAGCTTGCGAAAGTTGGGTTTATATCTTGTAATTATGAGAAATCGATTTCATACACTTATAGCTGCATCGCTTATAGCAAACGGGTGCCATAATGTTGTCTTGAGCCCCTTGTGTTTAACAACGAACCATTTCAGTGACGTCTTTGTCTGAATTACATAATTAC
This genomic interval from Xiphias gladius isolate SHS-SW01 ecotype Sanya breed wild chromosome 6, ASM1685928v1, whole genome shotgun sequence contains the following:
- the lmo4b gene encoding LIM domain transcription factor LMO4b isoform X2, with the protein product MVNPGGNSQPPPVGTGSLSWKRCAGCGGKIADRFLLYTMDSYWHSRCLKCSCCQAQLGEIGTSCYTKSGMILCRNDYIRLFGNSGACSACGQSIPASELVMRAQGNVYHLKCFTCSTTSTAACSVNTTDPQRSSTAI
- the lmo4b gene encoding LIM domain transcription factor LMO4b isoform X1, with the protein product MVNPGGNSQPPPVGTGSLSWKRCAGCGGKIADRFLLYTMDSYWHSRCLKCSCCQAQLGEIGTSCYTKSGMILCRNDYIRLFGNSGACSACGQSIPASELVMRAQGNVYHLKCFTCSTCRNRLVPGDRFHYINGSLFCEHDRPTALINGHLSSLQTNPLLPDQKVC